The Catenuloplanes niger genome includes a window with the following:
- a CDS encoding SAM-dependent methyltransferase: MGANEDWYEWHRPYDDPGSPLAARLAVVQRHITDWLDSRPGELLTCVSACAGQGRDLLGVLERRDDARRVRARLIETDARNVAAAEAHIARAGLTGVEVLRADAGDPVSYAGAAPADLLLFAGVLGNVTDADARACVTAFRSLCATRGTVIWTRTRHPPDLTPAVRGWLAGDGFEELTFEAPPNATFSVGVHRLTVAPRPLAAGRMFTFVR, translated from the coding sequence ATGGGCGCGAACGAGGACTGGTACGAGTGGCACCGGCCGTACGACGACCCGGGCTCGCCGCTCGCGGCCCGGCTCGCCGTGGTGCAGCGGCACATCACCGACTGGCTGGACAGCCGCCCCGGCGAACTGCTCACCTGCGTGAGCGCCTGCGCCGGCCAGGGCCGTGACCTGCTCGGCGTGCTGGAACGCCGGGACGACGCGCGCCGGGTCCGCGCCCGCCTGATCGAGACCGACGCGCGCAACGTCGCGGCCGCCGAGGCACACATAGCCCGGGCCGGGCTGACCGGCGTCGAGGTGCTCCGCGCCGATGCCGGCGACCCGGTCAGCTACGCCGGCGCCGCCCCGGCCGACCTGCTGCTCTTCGCCGGCGTCCTGGGCAACGTCACCGACGCGGACGCGCGCGCCTGCGTGACCGCGTTCCGGTCGCTGTGCGCCACCCGCGGCACCGTCATCTGGACCCGCACCCGGCACCCCCCGGACCTGACCCCGGCGGTACGCGGCTGGCTGGCCGGCGACGGCTTCGAGGAGCTGACGTTCGAGGCACCGCCGAACGCGACGTTCTCGGTCGGCGTCCACCGCCTGACCGTCGCACCCCGCCCGCTCGCCGCGGGCCGGATGTTCACGTTCGTGCGCTGA
- a CDS encoding nucleotidyltransferase domain-containing protein, with amino-acid sequence MGTSTPDGVRTSQDDVLAVLRLADGAGARLWIDGGWGVDALLGTQTREHGDLDVAIESAHLPAFVAALTAASFGAVGEAGAAPWNFLVARPGGPVVDLHVIVRDADGNGVLGPPERDAVHPAASPAGRGTIGGRAVDCIAPEWVVRFHDAYPGDATDRADVHAICERFGLPVPAQYR; translated from the coding sequence GTGGGCACCAGCACCCCGGACGGCGTCCGGACCAGCCAGGACGACGTGCTGGCCGTGCTCCGGCTCGCCGACGGCGCCGGTGCGCGGCTGTGGATCGACGGTGGCTGGGGCGTCGACGCGCTGCTCGGCACGCAGACCCGGGAGCACGGCGATCTGGACGTGGCGATCGAGTCCGCGCACCTCCCGGCGTTCGTGGCGGCGCTGACGGCCGCGAGCTTCGGCGCGGTCGGCGAGGCCGGCGCGGCCCCGTGGAACTTCCTGGTCGCACGGCCCGGCGGCCCCGTCGTCGACCTGCACGTCATCGTGCGTGACGCGGACGGCAACGGCGTACTCGGCCCGCCGGAACGCGACGCCGTCCATCCGGCGGCCTCGCCGGCCGGGCGCGGCACGATCGGCGGGCGCGCCGTGGACTGCATCGCACCGGAGTGGGTGGTGCGCTTCCACGACGCCTACCCCGGCGACGCCACCGACCGCGCCGACGTGCACGCGATCTGCGAGCGCTTCGGCCTGCCGGTCCCCGCACAGTACCGCTGA
- a CDS encoding 2-dehydropantoate 2-reductase, producing the protein MRVCVVGAGAVGGVLGGRLARAGVPVSALARGATLDALRTRGWLVDSESAPAAAVSADAADLGPHDVVIVAVKSHHLPVLAPALTPLIGPSTVVVPALNGVPWWFFHEFGGALEGTVLDATDPDRTVTAALPPSQVLGCVVHLAARQAEPGHALLTAGDELIIGEPSGAPSERAGRVAELLRSGGFRVTVSDAIQRDVWFKLWGNMTMNPISALTSATADLILDDPLVNAFIQRVMTEAAAIGALIGAPIAQSTEDRVAVTRRLGAFKTSMLQDAEAGRPIELDALVTAVSEIGARLAVPTPNIDALLGLTRLAARRRGLYPTA; encoded by the coding sequence ATGAGAGTCTGCGTGGTCGGTGCCGGTGCCGTCGGCGGCGTGCTCGGCGGCCGGCTCGCCCGCGCCGGCGTGCCGGTCTCCGCGCTCGCCCGCGGTGCCACGCTCGACGCCCTGCGCACCCGCGGCTGGCTGGTGGACTCCGAGTCCGCGCCGGCCGCCGCCGTCAGCGCGGACGCGGCCGACCTCGGGCCGCACGACGTGGTGATCGTCGCGGTCAAGTCGCACCACCTGCCCGTGCTCGCCCCCGCGCTGACCCCGCTGATCGGCCCGTCGACCGTCGTGGTCCCGGCGCTCAACGGCGTACCGTGGTGGTTCTTCCATGAGTTCGGTGGCGCGCTCGAGGGCACCGTCCTGGACGCGACCGACCCGGATCGCACCGTCACCGCCGCGCTCCCGCCGTCCCAGGTGCTGGGCTGCGTGGTCCACCTGGCGGCACGGCAGGCCGAGCCCGGCCACGCGCTGCTCACCGCCGGCGACGAATTGATCATCGGTGAGCCGTCCGGCGCGCCGTCGGAGCGGGCCGGACGCGTCGCGGAGCTGCTGCGGTCCGGCGGCTTCCGGGTCACGGTCAGCGACGCCATCCAGCGCGACGTGTGGTTCAAGCTCTGGGGCAACATGACCATGAACCCGATCTCCGCGCTGACCTCCGCCACCGCCGACCTGATCCTGGACGATCCGCTGGTCAACGCGTTCATCCAGCGCGTGATGACCGAGGCCGCCGCGATCGGCGCGCTGATCGGCGCCCCGATCGCGCAGAGCACCGAGGACCGCGTCGCCGTCACCCGCCGCCTCGGCGCCTTCAAGACCTCCATGCTCCAGGACGCCGAGGCCGGCCGCCCGATCGAACTCGACGCGCTGGTCACGGCGGTCAGCGAGATCGGCGCCCGCCTCGCCGTCCCCACGCCGAACATCGACGCGCTGCTCGGCCTCACCCGGCTCGCCGCGCGCCGGCGGGGCCTCTACCCCACGGCATAG
- a CDS encoding GNAT family N-acetyltransferase — translation MLDNPVWASLVHGPHAHLGRRSGAAVRFLPEVGPFHGLADPGDPAAWADLAALADPGAQFLVTAPRIAPPDDWTVVERLEGVQMVATALDTEPDPDAILLGPDDVPEMLDLTARTRPGPFGPRTIELGTYLGVRHDGRLIAMAGERMRPPGFTEISAICTDPDFRGKGLASRLVRAVAAGVVARGETPFLHVAATNTAAIRLYVAMGFTVRSRPEFAVLRAPAG, via the coding sequence ATGCTCGACAATCCGGTGTGGGCGTCGCTCGTCCACGGCCCGCATGCCCACCTCGGCCGCCGCTCCGGCGCCGCCGTTCGCTTCCTTCCGGAGGTCGGCCCGTTCCACGGCCTGGCCGACCCCGGCGACCCGGCCGCCTGGGCGGATCTGGCCGCCCTCGCCGACCCCGGCGCGCAGTTCCTGGTCACCGCCCCGCGGATCGCGCCGCCGGACGACTGGACCGTGGTGGAGCGGCTGGAGGGCGTGCAGATGGTCGCCACCGCCCTCGACACCGAGCCGGACCCGGACGCGATCCTCCTCGGCCCGGACGACGTGCCGGAGATGCTGGACCTGACCGCGCGCACCCGCCCCGGCCCGTTCGGCCCGCGCACCATCGAGCTCGGCACCTACCTGGGGGTGCGGCACGACGGCCGGCTGATCGCGATGGCCGGGGAGCGCATGCGCCCGCCCGGCTTCACCGAGATCAGCGCGATCTGCACCGACCCGGACTTCCGTGGCAAGGGCCTGGCGTCGCGGCTGGTGCGCGCGGTCGCGGCGGGCGTCGTGGCGCGTGGCGAGACGCCGTTCCTGCACGTGGCCGCGACCAACACCGCGGCGATCCGGCTGTACGTGGCGATGGGCTTCACCGTGCGCAGCCGCCCGGAGTTCGCCGTGCTCCGGGCGCCGGCCGGCTGA
- a CDS encoding L-serine ammonia-lyase has translation MAISVFDLFSVGIGPSSSHTVGPMRAARMFVHRLKDEGLLAHTGTVRAELFGSLGATGHGHGTPKAVLLGLEGDAPDTVDISTADERVQRVHATGTLSLLGAHDIRFDPGTDLVLHRRRSLPYHANGMTLHALDETGATLLEKTYYSVGGGFVVDEEAAGADRVKLDDTVLRHPFRTGDELLRLTRETGLSISALMLRNETAWRTESEIRSGLLDIWHVMRECLANGTANEGLLPGGLKVRRRAATTARQLRAAGSPAEHAMEWLTVYAMAVNEENAAGGRVVTAPTNGAAGIIPAVLHYYVNFVPGADDDGVVRFLLAAGAIGLLFKENASISGAEVGCQGEVGSACAMAAGGLTEVLGGSPEQVENAAEIGMEHNLGLTCDPVGGLVQIPCIERNGMAAVKAVTAAKMAMRGDGRHHVSLDKVIKTMKETGADMKVKYKETARGGLAVNVIEC, from the coding sequence GTGGCCATCTCGGTCTTTGACCTCTTCTCGGTCGGCATCGGCCCGTCCAGCTCGCACACCGTCGGCCCGATGCGGGCCGCCCGGATGTTCGTGCACCGGCTCAAAGATGAGGGCCTGCTGGCGCACACCGGGACCGTGCGGGCGGAGCTGTTCGGCTCGCTGGGCGCGACCGGGCACGGGCACGGCACGCCCAAGGCGGTGCTGCTCGGCCTGGAGGGCGACGCACCGGACACGGTCGACATCAGCACCGCGGACGAGCGGGTGCAGCGCGTGCACGCGACCGGCACGCTGTCGCTGCTCGGCGCGCACGACATCCGCTTCGATCCGGGCACCGACCTGGTGCTGCACCGGCGGCGGTCGCTGCCGTACCACGCGAACGGCATGACGCTGCACGCGCTCGACGAGACCGGCGCCACGCTGCTGGAGAAGACGTACTACTCGGTCGGCGGTGGCTTCGTCGTGGACGAGGAGGCCGCCGGTGCGGACCGGGTGAAACTGGACGACACCGTGCTGCGCCACCCGTTCCGTACCGGTGACGAGCTCCTGCGGTTGACCCGGGAGACCGGGCTGTCGATCTCGGCCCTGATGCTGCGCAACGAGACCGCGTGGCGCACCGAGTCGGAGATCCGCAGCGGGCTGCTGGACATCTGGCACGTGATGCGCGAGTGCTTGGCGAACGGCACCGCCAACGAGGGTCTGCTGCCCGGTGGGCTGAAGGTGCGCCGCCGCGCCGCCACCACCGCACGTCAGCTGCGTGCCGCGGGCAGCCCGGCCGAGCACGCGATGGAGTGGCTGACCGTGTACGCGATGGCGGTGAACGAGGAGAACGCCGCGGGCGGCCGGGTGGTGACCGCGCCGACGAACGGCGCGGCCGGCATCATCCCGGCGGTGCTGCACTACTACGTCAACTTCGTGCCCGGCGCGGACGACGACGGCGTGGTCCGGTTCCTGCTGGCCGCGGGCGCGATCGGGCTGCTGTTCAAGGAGAACGCGTCGATCTCCGGCGCCGAGGTCGGCTGCCAGGGTGAGGTCGGCTCCGCGTGCGCGATGGCCGCCGGCGGGCTGACCGAGGTGCTCGGCGGCTCGCCCGAGCAGGTGGAGAACGCGGCCGAGATCGGCATGGAGCACAACCTGGGCCTGACCTGCGACCCGGTCGGCGGGCTGGTGCAGATCCCGTGCATCGAGCGCAACGGCATGGCCGCGGTCAAGGCGGTCACCGCGGCGAAGATGGCGATGCGCGGCGACGGCCGGCACCACGTCTCCCTCGACAAGGTGATCAAGACCATGAAGGAGACCGGCGCGGACATGAAGGTCAAGTACAAGGAGACGGCGCGCGGCGGCCTCGCCGTCAACGTCATCGAGTGCTAG
- the sodN gene encoding superoxide dismutase, Ni, with product MRLPRFLTPTTVASAHCDLPCGVYDPAQARIEAESVKAICEKYQANTDPEFRTRALIIKEQRAELVKHHLWVLWTDYFKAPHFEKYPQLHVLFNEATKLAGAGGAKGSADPAVADQLLAKIEEISKIFWETKQA from the coding sequence TTGCGTCTCCCCCGTTTCCTCACGCCCACGACCGTCGCCAGCGCGCACTGCGACCTGCCCTGCGGCGTGTACGACCCGGCGCAGGCCCGGATCGAGGCCGAGTCGGTCAAGGCCATCTGCGAGAAGTACCAGGCCAACACCGACCCGGAGTTCCGCACCCGGGCCCTGATCATCAAGGAGCAGCGCGCCGAGCTGGTCAAGCACCACCTCTGGGTGCTCTGGACCGACTACTTCAAGGCACCGCACTTCGAGAAGTACCCGCAGCTGCACGTGCTGTTCAACGAGGCCACGAAGCTGGCCGGTGCCGGCGGCGCCAAGGGCTCGGCCGACCCGGCGGTCGCCGACCAGCTGCTCGCCAAGATCGAGGAGATTTCGAAGATCTTCTGGGAGACGAAGCAGGCCTGA
- a CDS encoding sulfite exporter TauE/SafE family protein, translating into MIEALAILAAGFWAGMINVVVGSGTLVTFPTLLFFGYPPLVANISNNIGLVGGGLTGTLGYRRELAAHAPALRRLLPASLAGGLTGAVLLLVLPDEAFRAIVPALIALGLLMVVLGPRLQRALRHRTPSPGTSHAVLLTAGVYVLGIYGGYFGAAQGVLIVGWMSLLTATSLQSITALKNLLTTGVNAIAAVTFAAVARDSVDWTAVALIAAGATLGGVAGARFGRLLSPPVMRTLIVVIGLIAIGRLVVFP; encoded by the coding sequence GTGATCGAGGCGCTCGCGATTCTGGCCGCCGGCTTCTGGGCCGGAATGATCAATGTGGTGGTCGGTTCGGGCACCCTGGTCACGTTCCCCACACTGCTGTTCTTCGGGTACCCGCCGCTGGTCGCGAACATCTCCAACAACATCGGCCTGGTCGGCGGCGGTCTCACCGGCACGCTCGGCTACCGTCGTGAGCTGGCCGCGCACGCGCCCGCGCTGCGCCGCCTGCTGCCCGCGTCCCTGGCCGGCGGCCTGACCGGCGCGGTGCTGCTGCTCGTGCTGCCGGACGAGGCGTTCCGCGCGATCGTTCCGGCGCTCATCGCGCTCGGGCTGCTCATGGTCGTCCTCGGTCCCCGCCTGCAGCGGGCACTGCGCCACCGCACACCGTCCCCGGGTACGTCGCACGCCGTGCTGCTGACCGCCGGCGTCTACGTGCTGGGCATCTACGGCGGGTACTTCGGCGCCGCGCAGGGCGTGCTGATCGTCGGCTGGATGAGCCTGCTGACCGCGACCTCGCTGCAGTCGATCACCGCGCTGAAGAACCTGCTCACCACCGGCGTCAACGCGATCGCCGCGGTCACGTTCGCGGCCGTGGCCCGGGACTCGGTGGACTGGACCGCGGTCGCGCTGATCGCGGCCGGCGCCACGCTCGGCGGCGTGGCCGGTGCGCGCTTCGGCCGCCTGCTGTCCCCACCGGTGATGCGCACGCTGATCGTGGTGATCGGCCTGATCGCGATCGGCAGGCTGGTCGTTTTTCCATAG
- a CDS encoding metal-sensitive transcriptional regulator yields the protein MSKTAPTRGYTASKGDLQARLRRIEGQVRGIERMVDEDRYCIDVLTQISAIQAALDKVALGLLDGHARHCMHEGAAEGRADEMATEMMAAVGRLMKRG from the coding sequence ATGAGCAAAACCGCGCCGACCAGGGGCTACACGGCTAGCAAGGGCGATCTGCAGGCGCGCCTGCGCCGGATCGAGGGGCAGGTGCGCGGCATCGAGCGGATGGTCGACGAGGACCGGTACTGCATCGACGTGCTCACCCAGATATCGGCGATCCAGGCGGCGCTGGACAAGGTGGCGCTGGGCCTGCTGGACGGTCACGCGCGGCACTGCATGCACGAGGGCGCGGCCGAGGGCCGCGCCGACGAGATGGCGACCGAGATGATGGCGGCGGTGGGCCGCCTGATGAAGCGCGGCTGA
- a CDS encoding BadF/BadG/BcrA/BcrD ATPase family protein, translating to MALVVGIDVGGSGVRGRAELNGHVLAEATIPGPILITGPGLAPLLADLVRSLTAPAAPDRPAAPDRLAARDSLPAPDSLAAPDSLVAPDSLVAPDSLVARDSLVAPDGLAAPDGPDAVVIGCAGVATFGAALRDPLLAAVPGRRVAVCSDLLTAYLGGLGLPAATVLADGGAGVVLAAGTGAVAFGGGPGSGWRRADGWGHLLGDDGGGAWIGRAGLRAALRAHDGRPGGSAALLTLMRSRLGDPVTVVADLTGRADRAGVMAAFAPSVIEAAPADPVAAGILAEAAGHLADTARAAAPSPGATWTAGVAGGRERGAVGAVVVVGNLVRAGGPLAGLLADALRERGLTSARAAGTPLDGAVTLAGVLCRGGPPVPLATAGALTVRD from the coding sequence ATGGCTCTCGTCGTCGGCATCGACGTCGGCGGGTCCGGCGTGCGCGGCCGCGCGGAGCTGAACGGCCACGTCCTCGCCGAGGCCACGATCCCCGGCCCGATCCTGATCACCGGCCCCGGCCTGGCCCCGCTGCTCGCCGACCTGGTCCGCTCCCTGACGGCACCGGCGGCGCCGGATCGTCCGGCGGCGCCTGATCGCCTGGCGGCGCGAGATAGCTTGCCCGCGCCGGATTCTCTGGCCGCGCCGGACTCTCTGGTGGCGCCGGACTCTCTGGTGGCGCCGGACTCTCTGGTGGCGCGGGATTCTCTGGTGGCGCCGGATGGCCTGGCCGCGCCGGATGGGCCGGACGCCGTGGTGATCGGGTGCGCGGGCGTGGCGACGTTCGGTGCCGCGCTGCGGGATCCGCTGCTCGCGGCCGTGCCCGGCAGGCGCGTCGCGGTGTGTTCGGACCTGCTGACCGCCTACCTGGGCGGCCTCGGCCTGCCGGCCGCCACGGTGCTCGCGGACGGCGGTGCCGGTGTGGTGCTCGCGGCGGGGACCGGCGCGGTCGCGTTCGGCGGCGGGCCCGGTTCCGGGTGGCGGCGCGCGGACGGCTGGGGACACCTGCTCGGCGACGACGGCGGCGGCGCGTGGATCGGCCGGGCCGGTCTCCGCGCCGCGCTGCGGGCCCACGACGGGCGGCCGGGCGGCTCGGCGGCGCTGCTCACCCTGATGCGTTCCCGGCTCGGCGACCCCGTGACCGTGGTCGCCGACCTCACCGGCCGTGCGGACCGCGCGGGGGTGATGGCCGCGTTCGCGCCGTCCGTGATCGAGGCCGCACCCGCTGATCCGGTGGCCGCCGGCATCCTCGCGGAAGCGGCCGGCCACCTGGCCGACACCGCCCGCGCCGCCGCGCCGTCGCCGGGCGCCACCTGGACCGCCGGCGTGGCCGGCGGGCGGGAGCGTGGCGCCGTCGGGGCGGTCGTCGTGGTGGGGAACCTGGTGCGGGCCGGCGGGCCGCTCGCCGGGCTGCTGGCGGATGCCCTGCGGGAGCGCGGCCTGACCTCGGCCCGGGCGGCCGGCACGCCGCTGGACGGGGCGGTCACGCTGGCCGGCGTCCTCTGCCGGGGCGGTCCGCCCGTCCCGCTGGCGACGGCCGGCGCGCTGACCGTGCGCGACTGA
- the murQ gene encoding N-acetylmuramic acid 6-phosphate etherase codes for MSRPAVRVHSPTEQRNPATAEIDRLDTLGVLRLINTQDATVAGAVATALPALARAVDLAVAALRGGGRVHYAGAGSSGRLGVMDAAEIPPTYGYPPDRFVAHLAGGPPAMTAAVEDVEDSASAGRDDLAGVTASDLVVGLAASGRTPYVAGAFEAARAVGAPTVLITANPAATLAPDVLVCAETGAETIAGSTRMKAGTAQKMLLHTFSTAVMVRMGRTFSNLMVDVRATNAKLRGRMLATLAEATGAGEQECRAALSAADGDLKVAITSMLAGVDPPAARRALRDCDGVVRAALTRLGRD; via the coding sequence GTGAGCCGGCCGGCCGTACGAGTGCACTCACCCACCGAACAGCGGAACCCGGCCACCGCCGAGATCGACCGCCTGGACACGCTCGGCGTGCTGCGGTTGATCAACACCCAGGATGCCACGGTCGCCGGCGCGGTCGCGACGGCCCTGCCGGCCCTGGCACGCGCGGTCGACCTGGCCGTCGCGGCACTGCGCGGCGGCGGGCGGGTGCACTACGCGGGCGCGGGCTCGTCCGGCCGGCTCGGAGTGATGGACGCGGCGGAGATCCCGCCGACCTACGGGTACCCGCCGGACCGGTTCGTCGCCCACCTGGCCGGCGGCCCGCCGGCGATGACCGCCGCGGTCGAGGACGTCGAGGACTCCGCGTCGGCCGGCCGGGACGACCTCGCCGGCGTGACCGCGTCGGACCTGGTCGTCGGCCTGGCCGCGTCCGGGCGCACGCCGTACGTGGCCGGCGCGTTCGAGGCGGCCCGGGCCGTGGGCGCGCCGACCGTGCTGATCACCGCGAACCCGGCCGCGACGCTGGCGCCGGACGTGCTGGTCTGCGCGGAGACCGGCGCGGAGACGATCGCCGGCTCGACCCGGATGAAGGCCGGCACCGCGCAGAAGATGCTGCTGCACACGTTCTCCACCGCCGTCATGGTCCGGATGGGCCGCACGTTCTCGAACCTGATGGTCGACGTCCGCGCCACGAACGCGAAGCTGCGCGGCCGGATGCTGGCCACGCTCGCGGAGGCGACCGGCGCGGGCGAACAGGAGTGCCGCGCGGCCCTCTCCGCCGCGGACGGTGACCTGAAGGTGGCGATCACCTCGATGCTGGCCGGCGTCGACCCACCCGCGGCCCGCCGGGCGCTGCGGGACTGCGACGGCGTGGTCCGGGCCGCGCTGACCCGCCTCGGCCGGGACTGA
- a CDS encoding flavin reductase family protein: protein MTISDIDTGLSERFRDAFRAYPTGVALISATGADGPAGLTASSVASVSVDPPALSFSVMGSPSARVVAAASAFVVHLLGPAHAAVARSFARPGAPRFTPEQGWDTLPTGEPLLRGAQAALRCRPLHLLPVGTSTVVVAEVVEVLLGTPGDRLIHHDRTFSTVIAPKGH from the coding sequence GTGACCATCAGCGACATCGATACCGGTCTGTCAGAGCGATTCCGGGACGCGTTCCGCGCCTACCCGACCGGCGTGGCGCTGATCTCCGCCACCGGAGCGGACGGGCCGGCCGGCCTGACCGCGTCCAGCGTCGCGTCCGTGTCCGTGGACCCGCCCGCGCTGTCGTTCTCCGTGATGGGCTCGCCGTCGGCGCGGGTCGTCGCGGCCGCGTCGGCGTTCGTGGTGCACCTGCTGGGCCCGGCGCACGCGGCCGTCGCCCGGTCGTTCGCCCGGCCCGGCGCCCCACGCTTCACGCCCGAGCAGGGCTGGGACACGCTCCCGACCGGCGAACCGCTGCTGCGCGGCGCCCAGGCCGCGCTGCGCTGCCGGCCGCTGCACCTGCTGCCGGTGGGCACGTCCACCGTCGTGGTCGCCGAGGTCGTCGAGGTCCTGCTCGGCACGCCGGGCGACCGCCTGATCCACCACGACCGTACGTTCAGCACGGTCATCGCCCCGAAAGGACACTGA
- a CDS encoding YbaB/EbfC family nucleoid-associated protein, producing the protein MDNEREGRGEALDGLVRVTAGRDGRVTGIRLDPGLRRLHLDEMAAAVLRAVNAALDDSLPDPHAAEMTRFTGALTEALNHLGRP; encoded by the coding sequence ATGGACAACGAACGGGAGGGCCGGGGCGAGGCGCTGGACGGGCTGGTACGGGTGACCGCGGGCCGCGACGGCCGGGTCACCGGCATCCGGCTGGATCCCGGGCTGCGCCGCTTGCACCTCGACGAGATGGCCGCCGCGGTGCTGCGGGCCGTCAACGCCGCGCTGGACGACTCGCTTCCGGACCCGCACGCGGCGGAGATGACCCGGTTCACCGGGGCGCTCACCGAGGCACTCAACCACCTGGGGAGGCCGTGA